The Colletes latitarsis isolate SP2378_abdomen chromosome 1, iyColLati1, whole genome shotgun sequence genome has a segment encoding these proteins:
- the LOC143342632 gene encoding uncharacterized protein LOC143342632, producing MEVDGVIEMFRQSESLYQLKYVNYIGDGDSKTYKGLLDSQPYGPDVGILKKECIGHIQKRMGNRLRNIKKANKGLGGKGKLTANLIDKLTTNYGLAIRRNCNSVIDMRNAIWATYNHKCSTDDNPQHDNCPPGRESWCLWQRAKAERSLDIFVHKAPLHPDVQVAIKSTYEELSKTELLERCLGGFSQNQNESFNSKIWKIAPKTVFCGSEIINIAAYFAV from the coding sequence atggaggtggacggtgtaaTTGAAATGTTTCGCCAATCTGAATCATTATACCAATTAAAATACGTAAATTACATAGGTGACGGAGACTCCAAAACTTACAAGGGATTACTTGACTCGCAACCGTACGGTCCAGACGTTGGCATTCTAAAAAAAGAGTGCATCGGCCATATTCAGAAACGAATGGGGAATCGTCTCCGAAATATCAAAAAGGCGAACAAAGGTTTGGGAGGAAAGGGAAAATTAACAGCAAACCTCATAGACAAATTAACTACAAATTATGGACTTGCAATAAGAAGAAATTGCAATTCAGTAATAGACATGAGGAACGCTATTTGGGCAACTTATAATCATAAATGTTCAACGGATGATAATCCTCAACATGATAACTGTCCTCCAGGTAGAGAAAGTTGGTGCTTATGGCAGCGTGCGAAAGCAGAAAGATCTTTGGATATATTTGTCCACAAAGCACCTCTGCATCCTGATGTCCAGGTGGCTATAAAGTCTACGTACGAAGAACTAAGTAAAACAGAACTTCTTGAGAGGTGCCTCGGAGGATTTTCTCAAAATCAAAATGAGAGTTTCAATTCAAAGATCTGGAAAATCGCACCAAAAACAGTTTTTTGTGGAAGTGAAATAATTAACATTGCGGCATATTTTGCCGTGTGA